A genomic region of Dreissena polymorpha isolate Duluth1 chromosome 4, UMN_Dpol_1.0, whole genome shotgun sequence contains the following coding sequences:
- the LOC127879397 gene encoding uncharacterized protein LOC127879397, producing the protein MLCVSFQVSHLSVLGGRNRADVCRRILKHCMSNEVANQYSWHGRKKKAVFGKLPLADAVQKAVMRSLKCTAAEVEHECREWFRTASDRDGGRKKRTAKKSDEPSQ; encoded by the exons ATGCTTTGTGTTTCTTTTCAGGTAAGCCATTTGTCTGTATTGGGTGGCCGAAACCGCGCTGATGTGTGCCGGCGCATTTTGAAGCATTGCATGTCAAATGAGGTGGCCAACCAGTACAGCTGGCATGGGAGGAAGAAAAAGGCAGTATTTGGAAAACTTCCATTGGCTGATGCTGTGCAGA AAGCTGTCATGCGGTCCTTGAAATGCACAGCTGCAGAAGTTGAACATGAGTGCAGGGAATGGTTTAGAACAGCCTCTGACCGTGACGGTGGAAGAAAAAAGAGGACAGCCAAAAAAAGTGATGAACCGTCCCAATGA